A region of Burkholderiales bacterium JOSHI_001 DNA encodes the following proteins:
- a CDS encoding catalase (PFAM: Catalase; Catalase-related immune-responsive), producing the protein MTHPTLDSRTAATLTSNQGTPVSDNQNSLRAGERGPSLLEDFLLREKITHFDHERIPERIVHARGSAAHGHFECLRDCSDWTRAGFLSRKGLRTPVFARLSTVAGGAGSADTVRDVRGFAVKFYTDEGNFDLVGNNIPVFFIQDAIKFPDLVHAVKMEPDRGFPQAASAHDTFWDFISLMPESLHMVMWAMSMRSLPRSLRMVDGFGVHSFRFVNAQGESRFVKFHWRAELGVECLTWDEAVKIAGADPDYHRRDLWQAIEGGQHPSWLLEVQVFDELQAATLPFDVLDATKLVPEELVPLLTIGRMVLDRNPVNFFAETEQVAFCPAHLVPGIDFSDDPLLQGRLFSYTDTQLSRLGSPNFHQLPVNRARCPVHNFQRDGHMQMNLPSGRVNYEPQSLDPQAPRESADQGFRSAPISLEGAKLRVRSASFADHVSAARQFFHSQTLPEQRHIVNALAFELGKLEIKAIRQRMLGQLALIDETLLRGVADKLGVDPSSVPPATPATPPRDLPPLPSLSVLARRGGTLQGRCVGLLVADGADAGLLAALQRALAKVGARTVLVAERRGGPTLATGDRVEASQALDAAPSCLFDHVLVLGDGPGVALLASLPAARAWLQDAWRHLKVIGLDSAALQLADAAGIGRDDGVVVLTSRKSADSFCQRAAHGKVFTREGAPGTDA; encoded by the coding sequence ATGACCCACCCCACGCTCGACAGCCGCACGGCGGCGACGCTGACGTCCAACCAGGGCACGCCGGTGTCGGACAACCAGAACTCGCTGCGTGCGGGCGAGCGCGGACCTTCGCTGCTGGAAGACTTTCTGCTGCGCGAGAAGATCACCCACTTCGACCATGAGCGCATCCCGGAGCGCATCGTCCATGCGCGCGGCTCGGCCGCGCATGGCCACTTCGAGTGCCTGCGCGATTGCAGCGACTGGACCCGCGCGGGCTTCCTCTCGCGCAAGGGCCTTCGAACACCGGTGTTCGCGCGCCTGTCCACCGTAGCCGGCGGCGCGGGGTCGGCCGACACCGTGCGCGACGTGCGTGGCTTCGCGGTGAAGTTCTACACCGACGAGGGCAACTTCGATCTGGTGGGCAACAACATCCCCGTGTTCTTCATCCAGGACGCGATCAAGTTCCCAGACCTGGTGCATGCCGTGAAGATGGAACCTGATCGGGGCTTCCCGCAGGCGGCTTCGGCGCACGATACCTTCTGGGACTTCATCTCGCTGATGCCCGAGTCGCTGCACATGGTGATGTGGGCCATGAGCATGCGCTCGCTGCCGCGCAGCCTGCGCATGGTGGACGGATTCGGCGTCCACAGCTTCCGCTTCGTCAACGCGCAAGGCGAGTCGCGCTTCGTCAAGTTCCACTGGCGCGCCGAACTCGGCGTGGAATGCCTGACCTGGGACGAAGCGGTGAAGATCGCCGGCGCCGACCCCGACTACCACCGGCGCGACCTGTGGCAGGCCATCGAAGGCGGGCAGCACCCGTCCTGGCTGCTGGAAGTTCAGGTGTTCGACGAGTTGCAGGCGGCCACGCTGCCCTTCGACGTGCTGGACGCCACCAAGCTGGTGCCCGAAGAGTTGGTGCCGCTGCTGACCATCGGCCGCATGGTGCTGGACCGCAACCCGGTCAACTTCTTTGCCGAAACCGAACAGGTGGCCTTCTGCCCGGCGCACCTGGTGCCCGGCATCGATTTCAGCGACGACCCGCTGCTGCAGGGGCGCCTGTTCTCCTACACCGACACCCAGCTCAGCCGGCTAGGCAGCCCCAATTTCCACCAGTTGCCGGTGAACCGCGCGCGCTGCCCGGTGCACAACTTCCAGCGCGACGGCCACATGCAGATGAACCTGCCCAGCGGGCGGGTGAACTACGAGCCGCAATCGCTGGACCCGCAGGCGCCCCGGGAATCGGCGGACCAGGGCTTTCGCAGTGCGCCCATCAGCCTGGAAGGGGCCAAGCTGAGGGTGCGTTCGGCGTCCTTTGCAGACCATGTCTCTGCGGCCCGGCAGTTCTTCCATTCCCAGACCCTGCCCGAGCAGCGCCACATCGTGAACGCGCTGGCCTTCGAGCTGGGCAAGCTGGAGATCAAGGCCATCCGCCAGCGCATGCTGGGGCAGCTGGCGCTCATCGACGAAACCTTGCTGCGCGGCGTGGCCGACAAGCTGGGCGTGGACCCGTCGTCGGTGCCACCCGCCACGCCGGCCACGCCGCCGCGCGACCTGCCCCCGCTGCCCAGCCTCAGCGTGCTGGCCAGGCGCGGCGGCACGTTGCAGGGCCGCTGCGTCGGCCTGCTGGTGGCCGACGGCGCGGACGCGGGCCTGCTGGCTGCCTTGCAACGCGCCCTGGCCAAGGTCGGCGCCCGCACGGTGCTGGTGGCCGAACGCCGCGGGGGCCCCACCCTGGCCACCGGCGATCGGGTGGAAGCGTCCCAGGCGCTGGATGCGGCGCCCTCCTGCCTGTTCGACCACGTGCTGGTGCTGGGCGACGGGCCCGGCGTGGCCTTGCTGGCTTCGCTGCCGGCGGCCAGGGCCTGGCTGCAGGACGCGTGGCGGCATTTGAAAGTGATCGGCCTGGACAGCGCGGCCCTGCAGCTGGCCGACGCCGCCGGCATCGGGCGCGACGACGGCGTGGTGGTGCTGACCAGCCGCAAGTCCGCGGACAGCTTTTGCCAGCGCGCGGCCCACGGCAAGGTGTTCACACGCGAAGGTGCCCCCGGCACCGATGCCTGA
- a CDS encoding transcriptional regulator (PFAM: Bacterial regulatory proteins, gntR family; FCD domain), which yields MKALTTQPNLVEQVRDAILEEIASGAFAPGDRIIQEQIAQALGVSRQPVQQALALLRNQGVLQDAPGRGLLVAPLDPAHVQHMYDIRAVIEGLAARRAAELGAERAAKAGPALIEAGRKAVAAGSVARMIAADMKFHEFIYGLSGNPLISPALETHLTYTQRVMGEVLIRDEKPRDIWDQHEAILNAVAAGDGERAEALVRAHLTQASGFMVTRMRGKAPATGGN from the coding sequence ATGAAAGCCCTGACGACCCAGCCCAACCTTGTCGAACAGGTGCGCGACGCCATCCTCGAAGAAATCGCCTCGGGCGCTTTCGCCCCCGGCGACCGCATCATCCAGGAGCAGATCGCGCAGGCGCTGGGCGTGTCGCGCCAGCCGGTGCAGCAGGCGCTGGCGCTGCTGCGCAACCAGGGCGTGCTGCAGGACGCGCCCGGCCGCGGCCTGCTGGTGGCGCCGCTGGACCCGGCCCATGTGCAGCACATGTACGACATCCGCGCGGTGATCGAAGGCCTGGCGGCCCGCCGCGCGGCCGAACTGGGCGCCGAACGCGCCGCCAAGGCCGGGCCCGCACTGATCGAGGCCGGGCGCAAGGCGGTGGCAGCAGGCTCGGTGGCCCGCATGATCGCCGCCGACATGAAGTTCCACGAGTTCATCTACGGCCTGTCGGGCAACCCGCTGATTTCCCCCGCGCTGGAAACCCACCTCACCTACACCCAGCGCGTGATGGGCGAGGTGCTGATCCGCGACGAGAAGCCGCGCGACATCTGGGACCAGCACGAGGCCATCCTGAACGCCGTGGCCGCGGGCGATGGCGAACGCGCCGAAGCGCTGGTGCGTGCGCACCTGACGCAGGCCTCGGGCTTTATGGTCACGCGCATGCGCGGCAAGGCGCCGGCCACCGGCGGCAACTGA
- a CDS encoding HipA domain-containing protein (PFAM: HipA-like C-terminal domain; HipA-like N-terminal domain~TIGRFAM: HipA N-terminal domain): MESRSSTRTLALWMNGAYVGAWSLAPNAPDTLQYDLDWVRSEQGRPLSLSLPFMPGNLPHRGPHVRAWFENLLPDSMTLRERMARRYQAGSPDAFDLLSEAGRDCAGALQILPAGADPAGVAPLQADPLTDAEVAALLRATTTPQVLGFTGEDAALRISIAGAQEKTALLQMNGRWYLPRGATPTTHILKLPLGLIGGMKLDMRDSVENEWLCARILAAYGLPVAACEPLCFEDLKVLAVERFDRAWWTAPQGDRRLLRLPQEDMCQAKGRAPTAKYEADGGPGIDSIFQVLDGSIAQEQDRRVFFQAQVLFWMLCATDGHAKNFSLFVRPGGRYQLTPLYDVLSAYPVLGEGPSKISPHKARLAMAVRTKNVHSKIKDILRRHWLELGTRHGVVTADGRPAQAVLDDIVARTPEALARVRAQLPPGFPAEVAHSILAGVEGAAARLSA; this comes from the coding sequence ATGGAAAGCCGCTCGTCGACCCGAACGCTCGCGCTGTGGATGAACGGAGCCTACGTCGGAGCCTGGAGTCTGGCGCCGAATGCGCCCGACACCTTGCAGTACGACCTGGACTGGGTGCGCTCCGAGCAAGGCCGCCCCTTGTCCCTGTCGTTGCCCTTCATGCCTGGCAACCTGCCGCATCGCGGCCCACACGTGAGGGCCTGGTTCGAAAACCTGCTGCCGGACAGCATGACCCTCCGTGAACGCATGGCGCGCCGCTACCAGGCGGGCTCCCCCGACGCATTCGACCTGCTGTCCGAAGCCGGCCGTGACTGCGCCGGCGCGCTGCAGATCCTGCCGGCAGGCGCGGACCCGGCCGGTGTGGCGCCGCTGCAGGCGGATCCCCTGACCGACGCCGAGGTGGCTGCCCTGCTGCGCGCCACCACCACGCCGCAGGTGCTGGGATTCACGGGCGAAGACGCCGCCCTGCGCATCTCGATCGCAGGCGCACAGGAGAAGACGGCGCTGCTCCAGATGAATGGCCGGTGGTACTTGCCGCGCGGCGCCACGCCCACCACGCACATCCTGAAGTTGCCGCTCGGCCTGATCGGAGGCATGAAGCTCGACATGCGCGACTCGGTCGAGAACGAGTGGCTGTGTGCCCGGATCCTGGCGGCCTACGGGCTGCCCGTGGCCGCCTGCGAGCCGCTGTGCTTCGAAGACCTGAAGGTGCTGGCCGTCGAACGATTCGACCGCGCCTGGTGGACGGCGCCGCAAGGCGACAGGCGACTTCTGCGCCTGCCCCAGGAGGACATGTGCCAGGCCAAGGGCAGGGCTCCGACGGCCAAGTACGAGGCCGATGGCGGCCCCGGCATCGACTCCATCTTCCAGGTGCTGGACGGCTCGATCGCACAGGAGCAGGACCGCAGGGTCTTCTTCCAGGCCCAGGTGCTGTTCTGGATGCTGTGCGCCACTGACGGCCACGCGAAGAACTTCAGCCTCTTCGTCCGGCCCGGCGGACGCTACCAGCTCACACCCTTGTACGACGTGCTGTCGGCATACCCGGTGCTGGGCGAAGGGCCGTCGAAAATCTCGCCGCACAAGGCCAGGCTGGCCATGGCGGTACGAACGAAGAACGTCCACTCGAAGATCAAGGACATCCTTCGCCGCCACTGGCTGGAACTTGGCACACGCCACGGCGTTGTCACGGCCGACGGACGCCCAGCGCAGGCTGTCCTCGACGACATCGTGGCGCGAACGCCTGAGGCCTTGGCCCGAGTGCGGGCGCAACTGCCACCAGGCTTCCCGGCCGAGGTGGCCCACAGCATCCTGGCGGGTGTCGAAGGCGCAGCAGCGCGATTGTCCGCGTAG
- a CDS encoding RNA polymerase sigma factor, sigma-70 family (PFAM: Sigma-70, region 4; Sigma-70 region 2~TIGRFAM: RNA polymerase sigma factor, sigma-70 family) produces MDAIDTSPVPASSCAADPDEDAAGWADDAPGEPAAQDLDDADLAINSDPDTAGTRKAAMVTGADDAQLAQWMQRIVQRDEQALAALYDATLSRTYGLVLRIVKRAALAEEVVEDAYFQVWRQAPRFDPARGKAITWLLAMARSRAIDALRREARFQADSLDDEAAAEHADDQAPADELLDTARRHADLHQALQALNPQPRQLLALAFFRGLSHEEIASQTALPLGTVKSQIRRALIALSERLGEPGLGALTPG; encoded by the coding sequence ATGGACGCCATCGACACATCACCTGTTCCCGCATCGAGCTGCGCCGCGGACCCCGACGAGGATGCCGCCGGCTGGGCCGACGACGCACCCGGCGAGCCTGCGGCCCAGGACCTGGACGACGCCGACCTGGCCATCAACAGCGACCCCGACACCGCCGGCACGCGCAAAGCCGCCATGGTGACCGGCGCCGACGACGCCCAGCTGGCGCAGTGGATGCAGCGCATCGTGCAGCGCGACGAGCAGGCCCTGGCCGCGCTGTACGACGCCACGCTGTCGCGCACCTACGGGCTGGTGCTGCGCATCGTCAAGCGCGCCGCGCTGGCCGAAGAGGTGGTGGAAGACGCCTACTTCCAGGTCTGGCGCCAGGCGCCGCGCTTCGACCCCGCGCGCGGCAAGGCCATCACCTGGCTGCTGGCCATGGCGCGTTCACGCGCCATCGACGCGCTGCGCCGCGAGGCCCGCTTCCAGGCCGACAGCCTGGACGACGAAGCGGCGGCCGAGCACGCCGATGACCAGGCGCCCGCCGACGAACTGCTGGACACGGCCCGCCGCCACGCCGACCTGCACCAGGCACTGCAGGCGCTGAACCCGCAACCACGCCAACTGTTGGCGCTGGCCTTCTTCCGCGGCCTGAGCCACGAAGAAATCGCCAGCCAGACCGCGCTGCCGCTGGGCACCGTGAAGTCGCAAATCCGGCGCGCCCTGATCGCCCTGAGCGAACGCCTGGGTGAGCCCGGGCTGGGCGCGTTGACACCGGGCTGA
- a CDS encoding hypothetical protein (PFAM: Polyketide cyclase / dehydrase and lipid transport), with product MTRCTFDLVSHWRLHAPVEAVWAALAQPEDWPRWWPGLRAVHTLHPGRPGGLGSVRRMEWDTGLPYRLCIDVEAVEVLRPERLRGRASGMLQGEGIWLLRSQAGVTDVTYLWRVELRARWMRWLAPLLAPLFRWNHQQLMRAGAAGLARHLGAMR from the coding sequence ATGACACGCTGCACCTTCGACCTGGTGAGCCACTGGCGCCTGCACGCCCCGGTGGAAGCCGTCTGGGCCGCGCTGGCCCAGCCCGAGGACTGGCCGCGCTGGTGGCCGGGGCTGCGCGCGGTGCACACCCTGCACCCCGGCCGCCCCGGTGGCCTGGGCAGCGTGCGCCGCATGGAATGGGACACCGGCCTGCCCTACCGGCTGTGCATCGATGTCGAAGCGGTGGAGGTGCTGCGGCCGGAGCGCCTGCGTGGCCGCGCCAGCGGCATGCTGCAGGGCGAAGGCATCTGGTTGCTGCGCAGCCAGGCCGGGGTGACCGATGTCACCTACCTGTGGCGGGTGGAACTGCGCGCGCGCTGGATGCGCTGGCTGGCCCCACTGCTGGCGCCCTTGTTCCGCTGGAACCACCAGCAACTGATGCGCGCCGGCGCTGCCGGCCTGGCGCGCCACCTGGGCGCCATGCGCTGA
- a CDS encoding periplasmic component of amino acid ABC-type transporter/signal transduction system (PFAM: Bacterial extracellular solute-binding proteins, family 3) → MRLVRLHCPSSRPGLRAAWVGRALALLGLIGALLVGAGSAWAQGPRRLAADDAFVDPMVDPLESGRPLRIGVQRAAVPFAFELTDEKHKGQFRGYSVDICLRILQLLREEAKQPFDPRTDVRYVPVSSRTRMVQLLAGQIDMECGSTSNTPERRRMGVSFSSTIFVSDVAVLMAPGASVHAQTLGRWVQDVRSRKRNIVTTAGSTSVRHLRELGGGNSNWRLRVTLGANHDDSLDKLVSGEADAFVMDRGLLATWLAADKRLAGEGFVLSDWSLVPGRLECYGILTRVVNTRLREGVDRTLARMRDSGELTKIYAQWFEQPLPAHNRVLDLPPGRSLNLPMSPHLSRVFLTPGYEACP, encoded by the coding sequence ATGCGCCTGGTTCGATTGCACTGCCCGTCTTCGCGTCCCGGTCTGCGCGCGGCGTGGGTCGGCCGCGCGCTGGCGCTGCTGGGCCTGATCGGGGCCTTGCTGGTCGGGGCAGGGTCCGCCTGGGCCCAAGGCCCACGCCGCCTGGCCGCGGACGACGCCTTCGTCGACCCCATGGTCGACCCGCTGGAGTCCGGCCGGCCGCTGCGCATCGGCGTGCAGCGCGCCGCGGTGCCCTTTGCGTTTGAATTGACCGACGAAAAGCACAAGGGCCAGTTCCGTGGCTACTCGGTGGACATCTGCCTGCGCATCCTGCAGCTGTTGCGCGAAGAGGCCAAGCAGCCCTTCGACCCGCGCACCGACGTGCGCTACGTGCCGGTGAGCAGCCGCACCCGCATGGTCCAGCTGCTGGCCGGGCAGATCGACATGGAATGCGGCTCCACCAGCAACACCCCCGAGCGCCGCCGCATGGGGGTGTCGTTCTCGTCCACCATCTTTGTCAGCGACGTGGCGGTGCTGATGGCACCGGGTGCATCCGTCCACGCCCAGACCCTGGGCCGCTGGGTGCAGGACGTGCGCAGCCGCAAACGCAACATCGTCACCACCGCCGGCAGCACCTCGGTGCGCCACCTGCGGGAACTGGGCGGGGGCAACAGCAACTGGCGCCTGCGCGTCACCCTGGGCGCCAACCATGATGACTCGCTGGACAAGCTGGTGTCCGGCGAGGCCGATGCCTTCGTGATGGACCGTGGGCTGCTGGCCACCTGGCTGGCGGCCGACAAGCGCCTGGCCGGCGAGGGCTTTGTGCTGTCGGACTGGTCCCTGGTGCCCGGCCGGCTGGAGTGCTACGGCATCCTCACGCGGGTGGTGAACACCCGGCTGCGTGAAGGCGTGGACCGCACCCTGGCCCGCATGCGCGACAGCGGCGAGCTGACGAAGATCTATGCCCAGTGGTTCGAACAGCCGCTGCCGGCGCACAACCGCGTGCTGGACCTGCCGCCCGGGCGATCACTGAACCTGCCCATGTCGCCCCACCTGTCGCGGGTGTTCCTCACGCCCGGCTACGAGGCCTGCCCATGA
- a CDS encoding putative transcriptional regulator (PFAM: Helix-turn-helix): MSDYHLRTAEQLSILLQAFRKESGLTQSEVALRLGVTQQTYSTLERNAESVGVARLLKLLGILGVELVLSKPGSAADSPAVAKAPDQGEKPAW, from the coding sequence ATGAGCGACTACCACCTGCGCACAGCCGAGCAGCTATCCATCCTGCTCCAGGCCTTCCGAAAGGAATCGGGTCTGACCCAGAGCGAGGTGGCCCTGCGCCTGGGCGTCACCCAGCAGACGTACTCGACTCTGGAGCGCAATGCAGAAAGCGTGGGCGTGGCCAGGCTGCTGAAGTTGCTGGGCATCCTGGGCGTCGAGTTGGTCCTGAGCAAGCCCGGCAGCGCCGCTGACTCGCCGGCCGTGGCCAAGGCGCCCGATCAGGGCGAAAAGCCGGCCTGGTGA
- a CDS encoding response regulator containing a CheY-like receiver domain and an HTH DNA-binding domain (PFAM: Response regulator receiver domain; Bacterial regulatory proteins, luxR family), which yields MIRVAVVDDHAVVRAGLRALLHTEPDLALVAEAASGTEVVNLLRQHELDVLLLDLSMAEGNGMDAMVAVKARQPALPVLIFSAYDETRYAPALLRRGASGYVSKESDPADLVRAIRTVHKGRRYVSPAVAHLLAEELARGNDVPAHESLSERELQVFLHLAEGATISEVARRMSLSVKTISTYRTRLMLKLKLHSNSELTYYALKNGLIH from the coding sequence ATGATTCGAGTCGCAGTTGTGGACGACCATGCCGTGGTCCGTGCCGGCCTGAGGGCCTTGCTGCACACCGAGCCTGACCTGGCCCTGGTGGCCGAAGCGGCCAGCGGCACCGAGGTGGTGAATCTGCTTCGCCAGCATGAACTGGACGTGCTGCTGCTGGACCTGTCCATGGCCGAAGGCAACGGCATGGATGCGATGGTGGCCGTGAAAGCGCGCCAACCCGCGCTGCCGGTGCTGATCTTCAGCGCCTACGACGAGACCCGCTATGCCCCAGCCCTGCTGCGGCGCGGTGCCAGCGGGTACGTGAGCAAGGAATCCGATCCGGCGGACCTGGTGCGGGCCATCCGGACGGTGCACAAGGGGCGCCGCTACGTCTCGCCGGCCGTGGCCCACCTGCTGGCCGAAGAGCTGGCACGCGGCAACGATGTGCCGGCGCACGAGTCCCTGTCTGAACGCGAGCTGCAGGTGTTCCTGCACCTGGCCGAAGGCGCCACCATCAGCGAGGTGGCGCGGCGGATGTCTCTGAGCGTGAAGACGATCAGCACCTACCGCACTCGCCTGATGCTGAAGCTGAAGTTGCACTCGAACAGCGAATTGACCTACTACGCCTTGAAAAATGGCCTGATCCATTGA
- a CDS encoding histidine kinase (PFAM: Histidine kinase; Histidine kinase-, DNA gyrase B-, and HSP90-like ATPase): MQETSGTYIPSSPSAKKHRPSVHHRIEVALAQERARIARELHDELGSALTAAQLELAAIRRSSGPLDVETQGRIAHLAEVLARCMQAKRQVVQALWPQPDAGTHLTQALQALCHELGASLGLQIELDLSDALEVSLLPTGHIRTACRVVQEALTNVAKHAHTGQARVTARIEGHELHVSVQDPGRGFDPGALTGATRGLAGMRARVAELRGRLEWRSAPGEGAQVLAVLPLPGALR, encoded by the coding sequence ATGCAAGAAACGTCTGGAACATATATTCCATCAAGCCCATCTGCCAAGAAGCACCGACCCTCGGTCCACCACCGCATCGAAGTGGCGCTGGCCCAGGAACGCGCGCGCATCGCACGCGAGCTGCATGACGAACTGGGCTCCGCGCTCACCGCTGCGCAACTGGAACTGGCGGCCATCCGCAGGTCATCGGGCCCTCTGGATGTGGAGACGCAAGGCCGCATCGCGCACCTGGCCGAGGTGCTGGCGCGCTGCATGCAGGCCAAGCGCCAGGTGGTGCAGGCCTTGTGGCCGCAGCCCGATGCCGGCACCCACCTGACCCAGGCGCTGCAGGCGCTGTGCCATGAACTGGGCGCCAGCCTGGGCCTGCAGATCGAGCTGGACCTTTCGGACGCGTTGGAAGTCAGCCTCCTGCCAACCGGCCACATCCGAACGGCCTGTCGCGTAGTGCAGGAAGCCCTGACCAATGTGGCCAAGCATGCGCACACAGGCCAGGCCCGTGTGACGGCCCGCATCGAGGGGCATGAACTGCATGTGAGCGTGCAGGACCCCGGTCGCGGCTTCGACCCCGGTGCGTTGACCGGCGCCACCCGCGGATTGGCGGGCATGCGTGCCCGGGTGGCGGAGCTGAGGGGGCGCCTTGAATGGCGATCGGCGCCTGGCGAGGGCGCGCAGGTGTTGGCCGTGCTGCCGCTGCCGGGCGCCCTGCGGTAG
- a CDS encoding DNA-binding domain-containing protein, AraC-type (PFAM: Bacterial regulatory helix-turn-helix proteins, AraC family): protein MTYRRETPIALVHCLLRAYRKYGVSPDAALAKAQIDPELLTDPRARITSRQLEVMTATTMRELDDEAMGMYSRRVPWGSLEMLMRASMTSPDLEVALRRWCRFRRSLIEENTVELTIEDDQACLRVHEHQPLGEARDFAMLSVLRHAHGMASWLVDTRLPLTGVWFPGPAPTHHRAYSVMFPGPVHFGATQASMRFAAEHLKLPVRRDDPDTRAVLQHTSVLSIKPFRNDRLLVQRLRAMLSMQADHTVTADELARALNLSTRSLHRKLAAEGFRLQQLKDEARQTRALELLAHRDLPIKRVATLLGFGSEKSFARSFERWTGQTPLNWREAATAERRGVKRN, encoded by the coding sequence GTGACGTACCGCAGAGAAACCCCCATCGCCCTTGTGCACTGCCTGTTACGTGCCTACAGGAAGTACGGCGTCAGTCCGGACGCAGCGCTGGCCAAGGCCCAGATTGACCCTGAACTACTCACGGACCCGCGGGCCCGGATCACCTCGCGCCAGCTGGAGGTGATGACGGCCACCACCATGCGCGAGCTGGACGACGAGGCCATGGGCATGTACTCGCGCCGTGTTCCCTGGGGCAGCCTGGAAATGCTGATGCGGGCCAGCATGACGTCGCCGGACCTGGAGGTGGCGTTGCGGCGCTGGTGCCGGTTCCGCCGCTCGCTGATCGAGGAGAACACGGTCGAGCTCACGATCGAAGACGACCAGGCCTGCCTGCGCGTGCACGAGCACCAGCCGCTGGGCGAAGCGCGCGACTTCGCGATGCTGTCCGTGCTGCGCCACGCCCACGGCATGGCCAGCTGGCTGGTGGACACCCGCTTGCCGCTCACCGGCGTCTGGTTCCCGGGGCCGGCACCCACGCACCACCGTGCCTACAGCGTGATGTTCCCGGGACCAGTCCACTTCGGCGCCACGCAGGCCAGCATGCGCTTTGCCGCTGAACACCTGAAGCTGCCGGTGCGGCGTGACGACCCCGACACCCGGGCCGTGTTGCAGCACACCTCGGTGCTGTCCATCAAGCCCTTTCGCAATGACAGGCTGCTGGTGCAGCGCCTGCGCGCCATGTTGTCCATGCAGGCCGATCACACGGTGACGGCCGACGAACTGGCCCGGGCCTTGAACCTGTCCACACGCTCGCTGCACCGCAAGCTGGCGGCTGAGGGCTTCAGGCTGCAGCAGTTGAAGGACGAAGCCCGCCAGACCCGGGCGCTGGAATTGCTGGCCCACCGCGACCTGCCCATCAAGCGGGTGGCCACGCTGCTGGGATTCGGCAGCGAGAAGAGCTTCGCCCGGTCCTTCGAGCGCTGGACCGGCCAGACGCCCCTGAACTGGCGGGAGGCGGCGACGGCCGAACGCAGGGGTGTAAAGCGCAATTGA
- a CDS encoding cupin domain-containing protein (PFAM: Cupin domain): MSPDSNDPTHSIQPPPALMDAELQPLLTDPFVRAWAQAPRDGAPALRQRLLDRLAATRAAEAGMVTVRRQQAARETLAPGVQAQWLYRAADGQPRRPGEPLRVRLLELAPGATLPAAALAAHGPCHREWLLLQGQVRSPDQGLELTLRDYHVCPTGTAWPSWHSAQGALLFLRESDLGPEDGDAPRTVRDQQAGWPDYAPGIQRRVLWQRQGQAALLYFAQPGASVPVHNHGHDEECLMVQGELFLDDLLLQAGDYQLAPAGSGHRITATDTGVVIYAHGDLDLKFTS; encoded by the coding sequence ATGAGCCCCGACAGCAACGACCCCACCCACAGCATCCAGCCCCCTCCCGCCCTGATGGACGCCGAATTGCAGCCCCTGCTGACCGACCCCTTCGTCCGCGCCTGGGCCCAGGCGCCGCGCGACGGCGCCCCCGCGCTGCGCCAGCGCCTGCTGGACCGCCTGGCCGCCACCCGCGCCGCCGAAGCCGGCATGGTGACCGTGCGACGCCAGCAGGCCGCGCGTGAAACCCTGGCTCCGGGCGTGCAGGCCCAGTGGCTGTACCGTGCCGCCGACGGGCAGCCCCGGCGGCCCGGCGAACCCCTGCGCGTGCGGCTTCTGGAGCTGGCGCCCGGCGCCACGCTGCCGGCGGCGGCCCTGGCCGCGCACGGCCCCTGCCACCGCGAATGGCTGCTGCTGCAGGGCCAGGTGCGCAGCCCCGATCAGGGCCTGGAACTGACGCTGCGGGACTACCACGTCTGCCCGACCGGCACGGCCTGGCCCAGCTGGCACAGCGCCCAGGGTGCGCTGCTGTTCCTGCGGGAATCGGACCTCGGCCCGGAAGACGGCGACGCACCTCGCACCGTGCGCGACCAGCAGGCCGGCTGGCCCGACTACGCGCCCGGCATCCAGCGCCGCGTGCTGTGGCAGCGCCAGGGCCAGGCCGCGCTGCTGTACTTCGCCCAGCCCGGCGCCAGCGTGCCGGTGCACAACCACGGCCACGACGAAGAATGCCTGATGGTGCAGGGCGAGCTCTTCCTGGACGACCTGCTGCTGCAGGCCGGCGACTACCAGCTGGCCCCGGCCGGCAGCGGCCACCGCATCACCGCCACCGACACCGGCGTGGTGATCTACGCCCATGGCGATTTGGATCTGAAGTTCACTTCGTGA